The Pseudophaeobacter arcticus DSM 23566 genome includes a region encoding these proteins:
- a CDS encoding class I SAM-dependent methyltransferase, translating into MFAVKCESETSMASSSDDVEKDIYDPEFVANLFDRCSSNYRRWSAVSSFGFVSLWRHQCVGRLKSPKKTGAVVVDLMAGTGEVWPHLLRRFPDLDTITALDISHRMHLDAVDRLHGRYADRITHLEVDALHTNLPADYADLVISTFGLKTFDTDQQAVLANQIARILKPGGSFSLIEASDPKGWALRPLYRFYLDRMLPLIERLFLKGANDFSMIGIYTRNFGNSTHMADALRNAGLSVTLEKHFFGCATSVAGRKSKASATD; encoded by the coding sequence GTGTTTGCTGTAAAATGTGAAAGTGAAACCTCAATGGCCAGTTCAAGCGATGATGTAGAGAAAGATATCTACGATCCAGAATTTGTCGCCAACCTGTTTGATCGCTGCTCGTCAAACTACAGACGTTGGAGCGCTGTCAGTTCTTTCGGTTTTGTTTCACTCTGGCGTCACCAATGTGTAGGCCGCCTCAAATCTCCCAAAAAAACTGGCGCGGTGGTCGTGGATTTAATGGCTGGAACGGGGGAAGTCTGGCCTCACCTTTTGCGTCGATTTCCTGACTTGGATACGATTACAGCGTTGGATATCTCGCATCGTATGCACCTGGACGCCGTGGATCGCTTGCACGGCAGGTATGCGGATAGAATCACGCATTTAGAAGTAGATGCGTTACATACGAACCTACCTGCCGACTATGCGGATCTCGTGATTTCGACCTTCGGTCTCAAGACTTTCGATACTGATCAGCAAGCGGTCCTAGCCAATCAAATTGCGCGCATATTGAAGCCTGGCGGTAGTTTTTCTCTAATTGAGGCCTCTGATCCAAAAGGATGGGCACTGCGTCCACTTTACCGGTTCTACCTTGATCGTATGTTGCCGCTGATAGAACGATTGTTCTTAAAGGGCGCAAACGACTTTAGCATGATCGGTATATACACCCGCAACTTTGGGAACAGCACCCATATGGCTGACGCTCTGCGCAATGCTGGTCTATCAGTTACATTGGAAAAGCACTTCTTCGGGTGTGCCACAAGTGTTGCCGGTCGTAAGTCTAAAGCTTCGGCTACAGATTAG
- a CDS encoding RNA ligase family protein, translating to MKKYGRTFHLPTSPGVGNDDKVIQDLTQLYAADEVVFTEKMDGENTTVFNGGCHARSPDSGYHVSRDWMKAYAAGISPRLSDGERIVGEYLFAKHSVSYIELPSYFLGFAWIVGDEVQGWDETIDRFEELGITPVPVLHRGQFDDATVKLIIENLDLEKQEGFVVRSVSSFVESEMATHIAKYVREGHVQSDVHWTKAEMIKNGLRRSS from the coding sequence ATGAAGAAATACGGGCGCACATTCCACCTACCGACCTCACCTGGCGTTGGGAACGATGATAAGGTCATTCAAGATCTCACGCAGTTGTATGCCGCCGATGAAGTCGTGTTCACAGAAAAAATGGATGGCGAAAACACGACTGTTTTTAATGGCGGGTGCCATGCAAGAAGCCCCGATAGCGGCTACCACGTATCTCGTGACTGGATGAAGGCATACGCGGCTGGTATCTCACCAAGGCTTTCTGACGGTGAACGGATCGTCGGCGAGTATTTGTTTGCAAAGCACTCAGTCTCTTACATTGAACTACCCTCATATTTTCTCGGTTTTGCCTGGATTGTTGGCGACGAGGTTCAGGGCTGGGATGAAACGATAGACAGATTTGAAGAGTTGGGCATAACCCCTGTGCCTGTCTTACATCGGGGTCAATTCGATGACGCGACTGTAAAGCTGATCATCGAGAACTTGGATCTTGAGAAACAAGAAGGCTTTGTCGTGAGGTCTGTTTCTTCATTCGTTGAAAGTGAGATGGCAACGCACATCGCAAAGTATGTCCGTGAGGGGCATGTTCAAAGCGATGTTCACTGGACGAAAGCCGAGATGATCAAAAATGGGCTTCGTCGCAGTAGCTGA